A part of Setaria viridis chromosome 8, Setaria_viridis_v4.0, whole genome shotgun sequence genomic DNA contains:
- the LOC117866903 gene encoding uncharacterized protein: MIIIVKNELQQLLQLKTWKDLLASLLAYKVSHDRQRGGPFATSRMRRYTEQADKFEKDPNEEPPSVDDEVKEEAEIAMKRPATGQHRDPRILWRRLEHSTSGWLAWAMVILCTVLAIGVIVAGVAVFAVYIFFKPKMPCLVVSDAHLVLLQYDQGGTVQNLQMSITVRAENNNSKADAAFSSIDLALGFHGADIVLLRAEPFVVARNSSLPLQYNVLAVGPTLGLDGMRAMDESLKAGMVPFDLFGKARTRWKVGVFVKLRYWTRISCRLRFFFPGNGTVVPTDRDRCRSR; encoded by the coding sequence ATGATCATCATCGTCAAGAATGAgctgcagcagctcctccagctGAAAACGTGGAAGGATCTCTTGGCCAGCCTACTAGCCTACAAGGTGTCGCACGATCGCCAGAGAGGCGGGCCCTTCGCCACGTCACGCATGCGCAGGTACACGGAGCAGGCCGACAAGTTTGAAAAGGATCCCAACGAGGAGCCGCCGTCGGTGGATGACGAAGtcaaggaggaggcggagatcgCCATGAAGAGGCCGGCAACAGGTCAGCACCGGGATCCGAGGATCCTATGGAGACGACTGGAGCATAGTACCTCCGGGTGGTTGGCATGGGCGATGGTGATCCTGTGCACAGTGCTGGCCATCGGCGTCATCGTGGCCGGCGTTGCGGTGTTCGCCGTGTACATCTTCTTCAAGCCCAAGATGCCGTGCCTGGTCGTCTCGGACGCGCACCTAGTGCTGCTCCAGTATGACCAGGGTGGCACCGTTCAGAACCTGCAGATGTCAATCACCGTCCGGGCCGAGAACAACAACTCCAAGGCGGATGCCGCCTTTTCCAGCATCGACCTTGCGCTTGGGTTCCATGGTGCCGACATCGTGCTCCTGCGGGCCGAGCCGTTCGTGGTGGCAAGGAATAGCTCCTTGCCGCTGCAGTACAACGTGCTGGCGGTAGGGCCGACGCTGGGCCTGGATGGGATGCGGGCTATGGATGAGTCGCTCAAGGCGGGAATGGTGCCATTCGACCTGTTCGGCAAGGCGCGCACGCGCTGGAAGGTGGGTGTCTTCGTCAAGCTCCGGTACTGGACGCGCATCTCTTGCCGCCTCCGGTTCTTCTTCCCTGGTAATGGCACCGTTGTGCCCACCGATCGCGACAGATGCCGCTCCAGGTGA
- the LOC117866285 gene encoding UPF0481 protein At3g47200, with the protein MEPAAAWGPCEFQLANWTIEEPAVDEVWAPAASLPVEYASIDIFPDIWSLQSYVPSSSSGGQHRQVVYNSYAAATQHDNPITEKAAPPAQEPFEVDLLHDMEMEILNNNPIRVFEEATRKFEDDMDMVKMKIHRYPPSIQGINEWYTVPTVVAIGPYHHGKRQLKQSEKVKHAAAYHCIKNSGRSVQEMYQAVVSVVLEINARRLYDNDVMEGIGDDKFLPMMFFDACFLVTYMLKMSRKACDTLLRNFLESNAYDIDHDIMLLENQIPWPVVDAIMKYTPVPLAEFVTNWKDGCLQDRVVAKVPTIVLDDSYKPPHLLGLLRFYIVGRRSKAEVPGLDKMKSIAISVSAVELTEMGISFAANETTQLVDIGLTKEWIYFAKLSMAPLSLNDLRASLLVNMAAHELCTTPDFFDDKAGDEDSAVCSYLLLLCMLMNREDDVQHLRTSGILEGGAGLSNKQALDFFTGLQSLRIGRCYGCVMAQIESYRITRPLRIKVYAFLYNNWKAIVGVGSVIGVLASILRAIKSLNGPAH; encoded by the coding sequence ATGGAACCTGCTGCGGCATGGGGACCTTGCGAGTTTCAGCTGGCGAACTGGACCATTGAAGAACCTGCTGTTGATGAAGTTTGGGCTCCTGCTGCCAGCCTCCCTGTGGAGTATGCGTCCATCGACATATTTCCTGATATCTGGAGCCTCCAGTCATATGTCCCTAGTAGCTCTAGTGGTGGTCAGCATCGGCAGGTTGTGTACAACTCCTATGCTGCAGCCACGCAGCATGATAATCCGATTACTGAGAAAGCAGCACCACCAGCACAAGAGCCATTTGAGGTCGATTTACTGCACGATATGGAAATGGAGATCCTTAACAATAATCCTATTCGGGTGTTCGAGGAAGCAACGCGcaagtttgaggatgatatggaCATGGTGAAGATGAAGATCCATAGGTACCCCCCAAGCATTCAAGGTATCAACGAATGGTATACCGTCCCAACGGTTGTGGCCATCGGCCCTTACCACCATGGCAAAAGGCAGCTCAAGCAGTCAGAGAAGGTGAAGCATGCGGCTGCCTACCACTGCATCAAAAATTCTGGCCGCTCGGTCCAGGAGATGTATCAAGCGGTCGTCTCCGTTGTGCTGGAAATCAATGCGCGTCGCCTCTACGATAACGACGTGATGGAAGGTATCGGCGACGACAAATTCCTACCTATGATGTTCTTTGATGCATGCTTCTTGGTGACGTACATGCTTAAAATGTCGCGCAAGGCCTGCGACACGTTGTTGCGCAATTTCTTGGAGTCCAATGCCTATGACATCGATCATGATATCATGCTGCTTGAGAACCAGATCCCCTGGCCGGTGGTGGACGCCATCATGAAGTACACGCCCGTGCCCTTGGCGGAGTTCGTTACTAACTGGAAAGATGGCTGTCTGCAAGACCGGGTTGTCGCTAAAGTGCCTACTATTGTCTTGGACGATAGCTACAAACCACCGCATCTCCTTGGCCTACTCCGGTTCTACATCgtaggaagaagaagcaaagcCGAGGTGCCCGGACTAGACAAAATGAAATCAATAGCAATTTCAGTTAGTGCCGTTGAGCTTACCGAAATGGGCATCAGCTTCGCAGCCAATGAAACAACACAGCTTGTTGACATCGGCCTTACCAAGGAATGGATCTACTTCGCCAAGCTCTCTATGGCGCCTCTGTCTCTGAATGATTTACGCGCAAGCCTTCTCGTCAACATGGCGGCTCACGAGCTCTGCACGACCCCAGATTTTTTTGACGACAAGGCGGGAGATGAAGACTCCGCTGTCTGCTCGTACCTGCTCCTCCTCTGCATGTTGATGAATAGGGAGGATGACGTGCAACATCTGCGAACAAGCGGTATCCTGGAAGGAGGGGCAGGGCTTTCCAACAAGCAGGCGCTCGACTTCTTTACCGGCCTTCAGAGCCTTCGCATCGGACGCTGCTATGGCTGCGTCATGGCACAGATTGAGAGTTACAGGATCACGAGGCCGCTGCGGATTAAGGTGTACGCGTTCCTTTACAACAACTGGAAGGCCATCGTCGGGGTTGGCTCCGTGATTGGTGTATTGGCTAGTATCTTAAGGGCGATCAAGTCTCTTAACGGCCCTGCCCATTGa